One window of the Anopheles cruzii chromosome 2, idAnoCruzAS_RS32_06, whole genome shotgun sequence genome contains the following:
- the LOC128267099 gene encoding UDP-glycosyltransferase UGT5-like, whose protein sequence is MPSIRWIFALVCIGVALRPSEGARILSVNVFPGRSHWMMISAILEELLARGHEVTVICNYPRKEQHPNYTEIVIAPIYDFWAKSVKVDSLYDLTEISIHSMIMNFLYPLGLETAEYAFTRPNVMEFLRNDQTRFDLLLAEQFYQESYLMLAHKYNVPIVSIGTFGFAQYMGPMMGLMNAWSHVPHEFLPFTDRMSLYQRTYNAFVSTYEQILRSWYYMPRQEAMAAKYFSFLPGPLPRVADLERRVSVVLLNSYAPLTTTRARIPGLVPVGGLHIKEPKRLPDSLQTFIDDATDGVIYFSLGTNLRSADLPPEKLAVILSVFGRMKQRVVWKFEDERIKNLPPNVLVRSWLPQSDILGHPNVKVFITHGGLLGTQEGVHRAVPMVGIPIYCDQHLNMNKATLGGYAVKLYFPNITEESFRWALDEVLYNPSYRANMERVSQIFRDRPVPALDEAIYWIEYVERYKGAPQLRSAGLDLPWISFALLDVAGLVLVVLAAVAWVLYKFVSLFKRGKPKRKHE, encoded by the exons ATG CCCTCAATCCGATGGATCTTTGCCCTGGTGTGTATCGGTGTGGCGTTACGCCCATCGGAGGGCGCTCGGATACTGTCGGTCAACGTGTTTCCGGGCCGTAGCCACTGGATGATGATCAGCGCTATTCTGGAGGAGCTGCTCGCACGTGGCCACGAAGTGACGGTCATCTGTAACTATCCGCGCAAGGAACAGCACCCGAACTACACGGAAATAGTCATCGCACCGATCTACGATTTTTGGGCCAAGTCGGTTAAGGTCGATTCGCTGTACGATCTGACGGAGATCTCCATTCATTCGATGATCATGAACTTCCTGTATCCGCTCGGTCTGGAGACTGCCGAGTATGCGTTTACGCGCCCGAACGTGATGGAGTTCCTTCGCAACGACCAAACCCGCttcgatctgctgctggccgagcaGTTCTACCAGGAGTCGTATCTGATGCTGGCGCACAAGTATAACGTGCCAATTGTGTCCATCG GTACCTTTGGTTTCGCTCAGTACATGGGCCCGATGATGGGGCTGATGAACGCGTGGTCTCACGTTCCCCACGAATTCCTGCCGTTCACCGACCGGATGTCGCTTTACCAGCGCACCTACAATGCGTTCGTGAGCACGTACGAGCAGATCCTACGCTCGTGGTACTATATGCCGCGCCAGGAAGCGATGGCGGCCAAGTATTTCTCGTTCCTGCCGGGACCTCTGCCGCGGGTGGCCGATCTCGAACGGCGCGTATCGGTTGTGCTGCTGAATAGTTACGCCCCGCTGACCACAACACGGGCACGGATTCCGGGCctggtgccggtcggtggtttgcACATCAAGGAACCGAAACGGCTGCCCGACAGCCTGCAAACGTTCATCGATGACGCGACGGACGGTGTGATCTACTTCAGTCTCGGCACCAATCTGCGTTCGGCCGATCTGCCGCCGGAGAAGCTGGCGGTCATACTGAGCGTGTTCGGTCGGATGAAGCAGCGCGTTGTGTGGAAGTTTGAGGACGAACGGATTAAGAATCTGCCGCCAAACGTGCTCGTACGCAGCTGGCTTCCCCAAAGTGATATCCTTGGCCACCCCAATGTGAAGGTTTTCATCACCCACGGTGGGCTGCTGGGGACGCAGGAAGGTGTGCACCGGGCGGTCCCGATGGTCGGCATTCCGATCTACTGCGATCAGCACCTGAACATGAACAAAGCGACCCTGGGCGGGTACGCGGTTAAGTTGTACTTCCCCAACATAACGGAGGAATCGTTCCGTTGGGCGCTGGACGAAGTGCTGTACAATCCGTCGTACCGGGCCAACATGGAGCGCGTTTCGCAAATCTTCCGTGACCGTCCGGTGCCGGCGCTGGACGAAGCGATCTACTGGATCGAATACGTGGAACGGTACAAGGGGGCCCCTCAGCTGCGATCGGCCGGCTTGGATCTTCCGTGGATTAGCTTCGCCCTGCTGGATGTAGCCGGCTTGGTGTTGGTAGTGCTGGCAGCCGTGGCCTGGGTGTTGTACAAGTTCGTGTCCTTGTTTAAAAGAGGAAAGCCGAAACGGAAGCACGAGTAG